One genomic region from Jiangella sp. DSM 45060 encodes:
- a CDS encoding carbon-nitrogen hydrolase family protein, which yields MPVTVACAQVAPVLGAVSVNLDAMAAQARSAAAAGASLVVFPECAVTGYPFSRTDAAAVASPADGPVAERLGALAASLGVHLAAGVIESSGADLYDALSLFGPDGARLATYRKAHLFSTERTVYAPGSAPVVVPTALGALGLTVCYDLIFPEYVRALVDAGASMIVNATNWITDPWQTGMGWDGPMVRSLARVRALENGVPVVMSCLAGSGGGFTSIGHSTIAGPSGRVLASLDAAEGLALAELPADDDADARRWSALATYRADRRPDLYG from the coding sequence ATGCCCGTCACGGTCGCCTGCGCCCAGGTCGCTCCGGTCCTGGGCGCGGTCTCCGTCAACCTGGACGCGATGGCGGCGCAGGCCCGCTCCGCCGCCGCGGCCGGAGCGTCGCTGGTGGTCTTCCCCGAGTGCGCCGTCACCGGGTACCCGTTCTCCCGCACCGACGCCGCCGCCGTCGCCTCGCCCGCCGACGGCCCGGTGGCGGAGCGGCTGGGCGCCCTCGCCGCCTCCCTGGGCGTCCACCTCGCCGCCGGCGTCATCGAGTCCTCGGGCGCCGACCTCTACGACGCGCTGTCCCTGTTCGGCCCCGACGGCGCGCGGCTGGCGACGTACCGGAAGGCGCACCTGTTCAGCACCGAACGGACGGTCTACGCGCCCGGCTCGGCGCCGGTCGTCGTGCCGACGGCGCTGGGTGCCCTCGGCCTGACGGTCTGCTACGACCTGATCTTCCCCGAGTACGTCCGCGCCCTCGTCGACGCCGGCGCGTCGATGATCGTCAACGCGACCAACTGGATCACCGACCCGTGGCAGACCGGCATGGGCTGGGACGGGCCGATGGTGCGGTCGCTGGCGCGGGTGCGGGCCCTGGAGAACGGCGTGCCGGTGGTGATGTCGTGCCTGGCCGGCTCGGGTGGCGGGTTCACCAGCATCGGCCACTCCACCATCGCCGGCCCCTCCGGCCGCGTCCTCGCCTCCCTCGACGCCGCCGAAGGCCTCGCCCTCGCCGAGCTGCCCGCCGACGACGACGCCGACGCCCGCCGCTGGTCCGCCCTGGCGACCTACCGCGCCGACCGCCGCCCCGACCTCTACGGCTGA
- a CDS encoding amidohydrolase family protein, translating into MTTDAHVAAGEHPSLPTLGVDDLLRALDGGADRAVLGPVGRWLAVDNEDGNRTLAAWCDAHPDRLAHWATVNPWYGGRAVAELRRAFAAGARGLKLAPSVQGFGLLSPLLEPVLDVAEEHGRPVYVVTGVPVASEPLQLAELALRRPGVTFVMGRSGRTDFSLDLLPALTTAPNLVAETAYNGASLIAGLVAALGAGRVLFSSDAPFNDLALELERVGRAGLADADRAAVLGGTAATLLGVAA; encoded by the coding sequence GTGACGACGGACGCCCACGTCGCCGCCGGCGAGCACCCCAGCCTGCCGACGCTAGGCGTCGACGACCTGTTGCGGGCGCTTGACGGCGGCGCCGACCGGGCCGTGCTCGGCCCGGTCGGGCGCTGGCTCGCCGTCGACAACGAGGACGGCAACCGCACACTGGCGGCCTGGTGCGACGCGCACCCGGACCGGCTGGCGCACTGGGCCACCGTCAACCCCTGGTACGGCGGGCGCGCGGTGGCCGAGCTGCGCCGGGCGTTCGCCGCCGGGGCGCGCGGGCTGAAGCTGGCGCCGTCGGTGCAGGGGTTCGGGCTGCTGTCGCCGCTGCTGGAGCCGGTGCTCGACGTCGCCGAGGAGCACGGCCGGCCGGTCTACGTCGTCACCGGGGTGCCGGTGGCGAGCGAGCCGCTGCAACTGGCCGAGCTGGCGCTGCGCCGTCCCGGCGTCACGTTCGTCATGGGCCGGTCCGGGCGCACCGACTTCTCCCTCGACCTGCTGCCCGCGCTGACCACCGCGCCGAACCTGGTGGCCGAGACGGCGTACAACGGCGCGTCGCTGATCGCCGGGCTGGTCGCCGCTCTCGGCGCCGGCCGGGTGCTGTTCAGCAGCGACGCGCCGTTCAACGACCTCGCGCTGGAGCTGGAGCGGGTCGGCCGGGCCGGGCTGGCCGACGCCGACCGCGCCGCGGTGCTCGGCGGCACCGCCGCGACGCTGCTGGGGGTGGCCGCGTGA
- a CDS encoding fumarylacetoacetate hydrolase family protein yields MFLCRIRTDAGVVPAVRLDDETLLDLTPVAGAAGDDLVVLAAMPGLADAVASLAGSGVRIPVASARFEVPVARPQKIVCVALNYVAHAEEGAQAVPTEPVIFFKPPSSLLPHGETVRCPERSSRLDFEVELAVVIGTRARDVAVSGWRDVVAGYTVLNDMTARDLQLVAIEKNQPWDHSKGFDTFAPCGPYLVTADEIADPGNLDLSLTTDGVLRQSSNTRHMVFGVPELISVISAGITLEPGDIIATGTPSGIGRVDDGGTMVATVEGVGSLVNPVAYDRAAVAAPA; encoded by the coding sequence ATGTTCCTCTGCCGTATCCGCACCGACGCCGGCGTCGTCCCCGCCGTCCGCCTCGACGACGAGACACTGCTCGACCTGACGCCCGTCGCCGGCGCGGCCGGGGACGACCTGGTCGTGCTGGCCGCGATGCCCGGGCTGGCGGACGCCGTGGCGTCGCTCGCGGGGTCCGGCGTGCGGATCCCGGTGGCGTCGGCGCGGTTCGAGGTGCCGGTCGCCCGCCCGCAGAAGATCGTCTGCGTCGCTCTCAACTACGTCGCGCACGCCGAGGAAGGCGCGCAGGCCGTCCCGACCGAGCCGGTGATCTTCTTCAAGCCGCCGTCGTCGCTGCTGCCGCACGGTGAGACCGTCCGCTGCCCGGAACGGTCGTCGCGGCTGGACTTCGAGGTCGAGCTGGCGGTCGTCATCGGCACCCGCGCCCGCGACGTCGCGGTCTCCGGCTGGCGTGACGTCGTCGCCGGCTACACCGTCCTCAACGACATGACGGCGCGCGACCTCCAGCTGGTCGCGATCGAGAAGAACCAGCCGTGGGACCACAGCAAGGGCTTCGATACGTTCGCGCCGTGCGGCCCGTACCTCGTCACGGCCGACGAGATCGCCGACCCCGGGAACCTCGACCTGTCGTTGACGACCGACGGCGTCCTACGCCAGTCGTCGAACACCCGGCACATGGTGTTCGGCGTGCCGGAGCTGATCTCCGTCATCTCGGCCGGGATCACCCTCGAGCCGGGCGACATCATCGCCACCGGCACCCCGTCCGGCATCGGCCGGGTCGACGACGGCGGCACCATGGTCGCCACCGTCGAGGGTGTCGGCTCGCTGGTCAACCCGGTCGCGTACGACCGCGCCGCCGTCGCCGCCCCCGCCTGA
- a CDS encoding dihydrodipicolinate synthase family protein yields MDLQTLRTSLRGVLAFAPTSMHDDGALDLDSQRSHVAFLAGSGVGAVVVGGGVGEFYALDEPEYAALVRESVDAAGGRVPVLAGVGHATAIASRLARVAADAGADGLMVNPLYFVTPDRDGMVRHYREIGAASGLGLIVFSTTGAVYDDADLERLAEVEAAVAVKDEAGDQELFARCVRTLGDRYVWINGMAELPAVDYARMGAVAMTSGMVNLDPDVALDVWSAALAGDAERHATLLRERIAPIAALRAARPGYHITVIKEAMHLLGRGGPAVRLPLLPLRPEDRAALAEHLDRCGYRRPEPVA; encoded by the coding sequence GTGGATCTGCAGACCTTGCGCACCTCGCTGCGCGGCGTCCTCGCCTTCGCCCCGACGTCGATGCACGACGACGGCGCCCTCGACCTCGACAGCCAGCGCAGTCACGTGGCCTTCCTCGCCGGCAGCGGCGTCGGGGCGGTCGTGGTCGGCGGCGGCGTCGGCGAGTTCTACGCGCTGGACGAGCCCGAGTACGCGGCGCTGGTGCGCGAGAGCGTCGACGCCGCCGGCGGCCGGGTCCCGGTGCTGGCCGGCGTCGGGCACGCCACCGCCATCGCCTCCCGGCTGGCCCGCGTCGCGGCCGACGCCGGCGCCGACGGGCTCATGGTCAACCCGCTGTACTTCGTCACGCCGGACCGCGACGGCATGGTCCGCCACTACCGCGAGATCGGCGCCGCGTCCGGCCTGGGCTTGATCGTGTTCAGCACCACCGGCGCGGTCTACGACGACGCCGACCTCGAACGGCTGGCCGAGGTCGAGGCCGCGGTCGCGGTGAAGGACGAGGCCGGCGACCAGGAGCTGTTCGCCCGCTGCGTCCGCACCCTCGGCGACCGGTACGTGTGGATCAACGGCATGGCCGAGCTGCCCGCCGTCGACTACGCCCGCATGGGCGCGGTCGCGATGACCTCCGGCATGGTCAACCTCGACCCGGATGTCGCGCTGGACGTGTGGTCGGCGGCCCTGGCCGGCGACGCCGAGCGGCACGCGACGCTGCTGCGCGAGCGGATCGCCCCGATCGCGGCCCTGCGCGCGGCCCGCCCGGGCTACCACATCACCGTCATCAAGGAGGCCATGCACCTGCTCGGGCGGGGCGGGCCGGCGGTGCGGCTGCCGCTGCTGCCGCTGCGCCCGGAGGACCGCGCCGCGCTGGCCGAGCACCTGGACCGCTGCGGCTACCGCCGCCCGGAGCCCGTCGCGTGA
- a CDS encoding DegT/DnrJ/EryC1/StrS aminotransferase family protein, protein MSRLAVDGGTPVRTRPFPTVLDPAGRTFGAEERAAVLEVLDGAVLNSSAGGPWLPDLEATMARLHGGGHAVASSSGTAALHLAVAGIDPEPGDEIVTTPLTDFGTIAAILAQNAVPVFADVDPLTGNLDPASVEACLSPRTRAILVVHLFGAAAQVAELRALADRAGVALIEDCAQAYLARPAPDAPPVGTYGAAGCFSLQQYKHVTAGDGGLCLTGDAALAERMRLFADKAWPRDQGRFHQFLALNYRMTNLTAAVAAVQLRRLPGVVERRRRLAARLLAAVRDVPGVHLPERADLHAWWVLPLVVDGGNRRWADALTAEGVPAHAGWLRSPVYLYPALAERRTYGTSAFPLTSPPARRDWTYRRGLCPVTERLIDDTLVVLPWNENYTDADVDDIAAALVKVAAALS, encoded by the coding sequence ATGAGCCGGCTCGCCGTCGACGGCGGGACGCCGGTGCGCACGCGCCCGTTCCCCACCGTCCTCGACCCGGCCGGCCGGACGTTCGGCGCCGAGGAGCGCGCCGCCGTGCTCGAGGTGCTGGACGGCGCCGTGCTCAACTCCTCCGCCGGCGGGCCGTGGCTGCCCGACCTGGAGGCGACGATGGCACGGCTGCACGGTGGCGGGCACGCCGTCGCCAGCTCGTCCGGGACGGCGGCGCTGCACCTGGCGGTCGCGGGCATCGATCCGGAGCCGGGCGACGAGATCGTCACGACTCCCCTGACCGACTTCGGCACCATCGCCGCGATCCTCGCCCAGAACGCCGTGCCCGTCTTCGCCGACGTCGACCCGCTGACCGGCAACCTCGACCCGGCGTCGGTCGAGGCCTGCCTGTCGCCGCGCACCCGCGCCATCCTGGTCGTGCACCTGTTCGGGGCGGCCGCGCAGGTCGCCGAACTGCGTGCCCTGGCCGACCGCGCCGGCGTCGCGCTGATCGAGGACTGCGCGCAGGCCTACCTCGCCCGGCCCGCCCCGGACGCCCCGCCGGTCGGGACGTACGGCGCCGCCGGCTGCTTCAGCCTGCAGCAGTACAAACACGTGACCGCGGGCGACGGCGGGCTCTGCCTCACCGGCGACGCCGCGCTGGCCGAGCGGATGCGGCTGTTCGCCGACAAGGCGTGGCCGCGCGACCAGGGCCGGTTCCACCAGTTCCTGGCGCTGAACTACCGGATGACCAACCTCACCGCCGCGGTCGCCGCCGTCCAGTTGCGCCGGCTGCCCGGTGTGGTGGAGCGGCGGCGCCGCCTGGCGGCCCGGCTGCTCGCCGCCGTTCGCGACGTGCCCGGCGTGCACCTGCCCGAGCGCGCCGACCTGCACGCGTGGTGGGTGCTGCCGCTCGTGGTCGACGGCGGCAACCGGCGCTGGGCGGACGCGCTGACGGCGGAGGGCGTACCCGCGCACGCGGGCTGGCTGCGGTCGCCGGTCTACCTGTACCCGGCGCTGGCCGAGCGGCGCACGTACGGGACCTCCGCGTTCCCGCTGACCAGCCCGCCGGCCCGGCGCGACTGGACCTACCGGCGCGGGCTCTGCCCGGTCACCGAGCGGCTGATCGACGACACCCTCGTGGTGCTGCCCTGGAACGAGAACTACACCGACGCCGACGTCGACGACATCGCCGCCGCCCTCGTGAAGGTGGCGGCGGCGTTGTCGTGA
- a CDS encoding amidohydrolase family protein — MGIVDVHTHVMWYPDHISDRTAGEALAAKLVKLERSGGLTNAAHLDLHCYDSTPDEHWAAAQQAERVVVFGMAAKPTGFDVPNDVIAGYVREHPDRLEGWASVNPGSPGAVDELVRCVEDLGLRGLKVGPTCQHWDPRDTSLWGVFEYCARHDLPVIVHQGTTFPTTARLEFAQPLLLERLVMRFPSLRVIIAHLGHPWEEDVVALMRKAPNVWADISALHYRPYRFWHAMTTAFEYGVTGKLLFASDFPSATVDQTLEGLRRVNDVVAGTPLPTLPVDVQDQIVHENWKRFFRAG, encoded by the coding sequence ATGGGGATCGTCGACGTCCACACGCACGTGATGTGGTACCCGGACCACATCAGCGACCGCACCGCCGGCGAGGCGCTGGCGGCGAAGCTGGTCAAGCTCGAGCGCAGCGGCGGCCTCACCAACGCCGCCCACCTCGACCTGCACTGTTACGACTCCACGCCGGACGAGCACTGGGCGGCGGCGCAGCAGGCCGAGCGCGTCGTCGTGTTCGGGATGGCGGCCAAGCCGACCGGGTTCGACGTGCCCAACGACGTCATCGCCGGCTACGTCCGCGAGCATCCGGACCGGCTCGAGGGCTGGGCGTCGGTGAACCCAGGCTCGCCCGGGGCGGTGGACGAGCTGGTCCGCTGCGTCGAGGACCTCGGACTGCGCGGCCTCAAGGTCGGGCCGACGTGCCAGCACTGGGATCCGCGCGACACCTCGCTGTGGGGCGTGTTCGAGTACTGCGCGCGGCACGACCTGCCGGTGATCGTCCACCAGGGCACCACGTTCCCGACGACGGCCCGGCTGGAGTTCGCCCAGCCGCTGCTGCTGGAACGGCTGGTCATGCGGTTCCCGTCGCTGCGGGTGATCATCGCCCACCTCGGCCACCCCTGGGAGGAGGACGTCGTCGCGCTGATGCGGAAGGCCCCCAACGTGTGGGCCGACATCTCCGCGCTGCACTACCGGCCGTACCGGTTCTGGCACGCGATGACGACGGCGTTCGAGTACGGCGTGACGGGCAAGCTGCTGTTCGCGTCGGACTTCCCGAGTGCGACGGTGGACCAGACGCTGGAGGGGCTGCGCCGGGTCAACGACGTGGTCGCCGGGACGCCGCTGCCGACGCTGCCGGTGGACGTGCAGGACCAGATCGTGCACGAGAACTGGAAGCGGTTCTTCCGCGCCGGGTGA
- a CDS encoding AraC family transcriptional regulator, with translation MRHHSTVLGQAITVPDQAGDEGHVLVVLADVDDFEVSRLSRGDEWAEGMLAAAAAAVERCAAGYAPERHGAVVAVPPDAWMVTFHGADPTELRATGRRFAALVRDRVQAACGVAVTVGISRPHTGSARVEAATAEAVSALDHKLVSGGDAVYDLAEVRAAHAGGAAPVPVPDRVEERLARCIRRGDATGAVATLRSWIERVSAVDGVTPDVLREWLAAEVLYALEVAGQRRLSDGSTDWIAACSRLPLNEVVEMYDIHDRSYLVLWLEQLLPRIVASHTAPSPARHVLAVVERYIQDHYADDLRLVTVSEAVFVSPYYISHLFQRELGTTFLKYLTAVRMRHGRRLLAETDLPVELVAEQVGYQAPKRFRELFKRTFHVTPSEYRRQVATPVLRAVG, from the coding sequence ATGCGACACCACTCGACCGTCCTCGGCCAGGCGATCACCGTGCCCGACCAGGCCGGTGACGAGGGCCACGTGCTCGTGGTCCTGGCCGACGTCGACGACTTCGAGGTGAGCCGCCTGTCCCGCGGCGACGAGTGGGCGGAGGGCATGCTCGCGGCCGCCGCTGCCGCCGTCGAGCGTTGCGCCGCCGGCTACGCGCCGGAGCGCCACGGCGCCGTCGTCGCCGTGCCGCCGGACGCCTGGATGGTGACCTTCCACGGCGCCGACCCGACCGAGCTGCGCGCCACGGGGCGGCGGTTCGCCGCGCTGGTGCGCGACCGCGTCCAGGCCGCCTGCGGGGTGGCCGTGACGGTCGGCATCAGCCGGCCGCACACCGGGTCGGCGCGGGTCGAGGCGGCGACCGCGGAGGCGGTGTCGGCGCTGGACCACAAGCTGGTCAGCGGCGGCGACGCCGTCTACGACCTCGCCGAGGTGCGGGCCGCCCACGCCGGTGGCGCCGCCCCGGTGCCGGTGCCGGACCGCGTCGAGGAGCGGCTGGCCCGCTGCATCCGTCGCGGCGACGCGACCGGCGCGGTGGCGACGCTGCGGTCCTGGATCGAGCGGGTCAGCGCCGTCGACGGCGTCACTCCCGACGTGCTGCGCGAGTGGCTGGCCGCCGAGGTGCTGTACGCGCTGGAGGTGGCCGGTCAGCGGCGGCTGTCGGACGGCTCGACCGACTGGATCGCGGCCTGTTCGCGGCTGCCGCTCAACGAGGTGGTCGAGATGTACGACATCCACGACCGCTCCTACCTGGTGCTGTGGCTGGAGCAGCTGCTGCCGCGGATCGTCGCGTCGCACACGGCGCCGTCGCCGGCCCGGCACGTCCTGGCCGTCGTCGAGCGGTACATCCAGGACCACTATGCCGACGACCTGCGGCTGGTCACCGTCAGCGAGGCGGTGTTCGTCAGCCCGTACTACATCAGCCACCTGTTCCAGCGCGAGCTCGGCACCACGTTCCTCAAGTACCTGACGGCGGTGCGCATGCGGCACGGGCGGCGGCTGCTGGCCGAGACCGACCTGCCGGTCGAGCTGGTCGCCGAGCAGGTCGGCTACCAGGCGCCGAAGCGGTTCCGCGAGCTGTTCAAGCGGACCTTCCACGTGACGCCGAGCGAGTACCGCCGCCAGGTCGCGACGCCCGTGCTGCGGGCGGTCGGCTGA
- a CDS encoding Ig-like domain repeat protein, whose amino-acid sequence MPVLRTRFPRRLAALAAVAATALLAPAAAAPAAAAPATPAAPAAPAAPAAAPGVVENLGIPISTYLVLDTVLADDVNGDPTLYGSTYNAPSDGVTFFGVDPETGAVRTELPMPGAWGGYHVAAAPDGHVYLGPLNSSSASQIWEYDPVTDTIDLVATMPTGIMCFGITVSPYTGKVYCGVHSGAGVYEYDPVTDAVRLVVSTRTYPKGLAVLDANRLVVAQGTEASVLVVDIATGAATEVLPAAYQHYSFAYNAVRIGDWVYVQLVTPDSRIVRFDAATMTFDAEVPGITGMGFAPQGGADPNDFYATGAGGIVAVDGDTLATTPTGTAPTFVSAARIWPVTIGGQQWFTSVGSNGMLGRWNPATGEVWTHQLTLPGNPTNITALVSGPDGSVYGGTYETNALFGYDPDTGDTTVYGNVAPGRTGEILSMVTAGDKIFIGSYINNVVTVFDPSQPWNPGTSATSNPRDLGPVGESQYRPWDMEVGPDGRVWVASSGAYGALRGALTAIDPVTYEVESFRGLAGDQHFFAVAAGDDVLYAGTTRYGDDTDAGGSAQVLTVDPDDGTVLASVVPVPGATRILTLETAADGTLYGSADGTWFRMDPSTGVVTVLGAFPGGTLLGLIDGPGGDLYGHTGGAIVRIPAGTDTVETVATPGSGYYRTLAFDGSDRAYWGSGGVLLRTLPDIAPAPSSTTASTGLRPASPGGPAVVTVEVGSPPGSPQGTVTLHLAGPDGSPGAAVAAGELRDGAATVTVRASDVGGPGRHTLVAVYGGDLAHQPSTSASVRVIVGPIRLGGE is encoded by the coding sequence ATGCCCGTCCTGCGTACACGATTCCCACGACGTCTCGCCGCGCTGGCCGCGGTCGCCGCGACCGCGCTGCTGGCGCCCGCGGCGGCCGCGCCCGCGGCGGCCGCGCCCGCGACCCCGGCCGCGCCGGCGGCCCCGGCCGCACCCGCGGCCGCGCCCGGCGTGGTCGAGAACCTCGGCATCCCCATCTCCACCTACCTCGTCCTCGACACCGTCCTCGCCGACGACGTCAACGGCGACCCGACCCTCTACGGCAGCACGTACAACGCGCCCAGCGACGGCGTGACGTTCTTCGGCGTCGACCCCGAGACCGGCGCCGTCCGCACCGAGCTGCCGATGCCCGGCGCGTGGGGCGGCTACCACGTCGCCGCCGCACCGGACGGGCACGTCTACCTCGGCCCGCTGAACTCGTCCAGCGCGTCGCAGATTTGGGAGTACGACCCGGTCACCGACACGATCGACCTGGTGGCGACGATGCCGACCGGCATCATGTGCTTCGGCATCACGGTGTCGCCGTACACCGGCAAGGTCTACTGCGGCGTGCACTCCGGCGCCGGCGTCTACGAGTACGACCCCGTCACGGACGCTGTCCGCCTCGTCGTCTCCACCCGCACGTACCCCAAGGGGCTCGCGGTGCTGGACGCGAACCGGCTGGTGGTCGCCCAGGGCACCGAGGCCAGCGTGCTGGTCGTCGACATCGCGACCGGCGCGGCCACCGAGGTGCTGCCGGCGGCGTACCAGCACTACTCGTTCGCCTACAACGCCGTGCGCATCGGCGACTGGGTGTACGTGCAGCTGGTGACGCCGGACTCGCGCATCGTCCGGTTCGACGCGGCGACGATGACGTTCGACGCCGAGGTGCCGGGCATCACCGGCATGGGCTTCGCCCCGCAGGGTGGCGCCGACCCGAACGACTTCTACGCGACCGGCGCCGGCGGCATCGTCGCCGTCGACGGTGACACGCTCGCCACCACTCCCACCGGGACGGCGCCGACGTTCGTGTCCGCGGCGCGGATATGGCCGGTGACGATCGGCGGCCAGCAGTGGTTCACCAGCGTCGGCAGCAACGGCATGCTCGGCCGGTGGAACCCGGCGACCGGCGAGGTGTGGACGCACCAGCTGACGCTGCCGGGCAACCCGACGAACATCACCGCGCTGGTGTCCGGCCCGGACGGGTCGGTCTACGGCGGCACGTACGAGACGAACGCGCTGTTCGGCTACGACCCGGACACCGGCGACACCACCGTGTACGGCAACGTCGCGCCCGGACGTACCGGCGAGATCCTGTCGATGGTGACCGCCGGTGACAAGATCTTCATCGGCTCGTACATCAACAACGTGGTCACCGTCTTCGACCCGTCCCAGCCGTGGAACCCCGGCACGTCAGCGACGTCGAACCCGCGCGATCTCGGCCCGGTCGGCGAGAGCCAGTACCGGCCGTGGGACATGGAGGTCGGGCCGGACGGCCGCGTCTGGGTCGCGTCGTCGGGAGCGTACGGCGCGCTGCGCGGCGCGCTGACCGCGATCGACCCGGTGACGTACGAGGTCGAGTCGTTCCGCGGCCTGGCCGGCGACCAGCACTTCTTCGCCGTGGCGGCCGGTGACGACGTCCTCTACGCCGGCACCACCCGCTACGGCGACGACACCGACGCCGGTGGTTCCGCGCAGGTGCTGACGGTCGACCCGGACGACGGGACGGTCCTCGCCTCAGTTGTGCCGGTGCCTGGCGCCACGCGCATCCTCACGCTGGAGACCGCCGCCGACGGCACGCTGTACGGGTCGGCGGACGGGACCTGGTTCCGGATGGACCCGTCGACCGGCGTCGTGACGGTGCTGGGCGCGTTCCCGGGCGGCACGCTGCTCGGCCTGATCGACGGTCCCGGCGGCGACCTGTACGGCCACACCGGCGGTGCGATCGTGCGCATCCCGGCCGGCACCGACACCGTCGAGACGGTGGCGACGCCGGGCAGCGGCTACTACCGGACGCTCGCGTTCGACGGGTCGGACCGCGCGTACTGGGGCAGCGGCGGCGTGTTGCTGCGCACGCTGCCCGACATCGCGCCGGCGCCGAGCTCCACCACGGCGTCGACGGGGCTGCGGCCGGCGTCGCCCGGCGGCCCGGCCGTGGTGACCGTCGAGGTCGGCAGCCCGCCCGGCTCGCCGCAGGGGACGGTGACGCTGCACCTGGCGGGTCCCGACGGGTCGCCGGGCGCGGCCGTCGCGGCGGGGGAGCTGCGCGACGGCGCCGCCACCGTCACCGTCCGGGCGTCCGACGTGGGCGGGCCGGGCCGGCACACGCTGGTCGCGGTGTACGGCGGCGACCTCGCGCACCAGCCGAGCACGTCGGCGTCGGTGCGGGTCATCGTCGGGCCGATCCGGCTGGGCGGTGAGTGA
- a CDS encoding amidohydrolase family protein encodes MNFVDLHTHLPSAAAPEWASWRQPDVLAAMDRLGITRAAVMTLDGLGYDAVAGNDVVARACAGSDGRLLPLGTVDPRRPDAADELRRCADRGFHAIKLHPWMQGFSPLEAYMDPVAEAAIERGLPFVVHDGTPPYASPLQIARLAARFPELTVVLAHGGLFDLWEDAVAAALRYPNVHITMCGTAPLAVFREIARRVPAAKLTLGTDSGFGDPDLPRHRLSVHRAILAELPDDDAAALAHRNAERLLGLT; translated from the coding sequence GTGAACTTCGTCGATCTGCACACCCACCTGCCGTCGGCGGCCGCGCCGGAGTGGGCGTCGTGGCGGCAGCCGGACGTGCTGGCCGCCATGGACCGCCTGGGCATCACCCGGGCCGCCGTCATGACGCTGGACGGGCTCGGCTACGACGCGGTGGCCGGCAACGACGTGGTGGCGCGGGCCTGCGCCGGGTCGGACGGGCGGCTGCTGCCGCTGGGCACCGTCGACCCGCGCCGGCCGGACGCCGCCGACGAGCTGCGCCGCTGCGCCGACCGCGGCTTCCACGCCATCAAGCTGCACCCGTGGATGCAGGGGTTCTCGCCGCTGGAGGCGTACATGGACCCGGTGGCGGAGGCGGCGATCGAGCGCGGCCTGCCGTTCGTCGTCCACGACGGCACGCCCCCGTACGCGTCGCCGCTGCAGATCGCCCGGCTGGCCGCCCGGTTCCCGGAGCTGACGGTGGTGCTGGCGCACGGCGGCCTGTTCGACCTGTGGGAGGACGCCGTCGCCGCGGCGCTGCGGTACCCGAACGTGCACATCACGATGTGCGGGACGGCGCCGCTGGCGGTGTTCCGCGAGATCGCCCGGCGGGTGCCGGCGGCGAAGCTGACGCTGGGCACCGACAGCGGTTTCGGCGACCCGGACCTGCCACGGCACCGGCTCTCCGTACATCGTGCCATCCTGGCGGAGCTGCCGGACGACGACGCCGCCGCGCTGGCACACCGCAACGCCGAACGACTCCTGGGGCTGACGTGA